A segment of the Solanum lycopersicum chromosome 9, SLM_r2.1 genome:
TTTGTCACTCTGCTGTTCTTCAAGCTATCCCAGTCAATTTAACGGTTATCAAATCAGGCGAAATCCCATTGTTCAGAATGCACTCATGTTGAAAATAATTCTACAATTAGTAGTATAAGGATTTGTCTGGTAGTCATAATCAGATTGTAGTAACACTAAGCTCAGGTTTTACCATTATCTTGACAGGTTTCCCGAGCTTGGATTTATCTTCCATTCGAGCAATTTCAAGAGCCCTCTCACAAATAGGATATCCCTGATCATCCCATGACTCCAGTATTATGCCAGAACCAATACAAGTCCTTCCATCGTAAAAGGCCGCAAATTGTCCAGCTGCCAAACCCTGATCATCTCCAGATAACCGGACAACTGCAACTTCCTGGCCATGTTGATCAACTTCCATGACCAAGCTGCAGTTGTAAAACCCAGGACCATGACGAACCTAAAGAACAATTGAAAATGAGCATTTGCTTGTACACCAACACCTATCACTCTGAAATTCTACTGTTACCAAGCTCACAATGCAAAACTTAAAATATGACAGTGCTCCCAGAATAAAATAATCAGGCTACAAAACGAAAATACAAGAAAGTCAACTGTATTTCACTTGTGAGTCATGTCATGTACATATTAACGTTTGTTTTTAACCTAAGCTCATGTTGGACATTCTTAGATATGTAAAAGGTGTCATTCAGATGTTCAAAATAAGAAGTTCAATGGGGagaaaaggaaattttttaCCTTGCATTGAAGCTCATCGATTTGTTTAGGAAATAAACCACTGAGCCATTTCAAGGATCCAACGCGAAATAACCGTCTTTTCTTGTCAACAGAGAAATAATTTCTTGATACGTAGactacattatttttaatatcctTCTCCACAACATACCTACAAAATAAGGAAGATCTCTAATAAGTTCATttaaagatatatgaaaaagatTGACTCATTCGGATTGATGAGACTAATTGCTAAGTCCTAAATGTCATGAAGGCCAGGAATATAAGATGACAATGCAAGCATTTTGTTATCTGTTTACTGTGGATTATTGCAACTATCATCTTGTTGAAGGTCGAGTATCCATGAGAGTCATCACTCACTGGACGAGCCTTTCTATTTGTACCAGTTGAGTACGTCTGCCCAAGACCCAGACAAAAAGCTTTGTACCTTACCACGGAAACTCCGCTATCAATGTCGTCTGGCCCAGTTGCCCCAACTGGACTTAACCATTTGACTTCTGACGGCGGTAATAACACCATAAAAAACAGTTAACAATAAGATAATCAAACTGCTTAACCTCTTGAGACCACAGATAGTACATATACTAAGAAAGAGCTCATAGCATACCAGGGCCCTCCAGGAAGACGTAAACCTTGGCGCTGACCAATAGTATAGAACCAAAAACCACGGTGGTTTCCAAGATAATCTCCATTCTCTGCTTCCAATATAATACCTTCTGATTCTCCAATGTGTCTAGCAACAAATTCACTGAATTTTATCTGAAATTCCAAATGGAACTGACACTAAGATCTTAGGGGGAAAACCGAACTTTTACCAAAAATTAGAACAAATCTTAATCCTTATGGAGAAGCGTGCAAAATCTaacaaaattaagaaagtatATAGCTACAAGATGAGTCTATGGCTAAAACTTTTGTTGTGTAGACCTTCTATGCAGAAGATGAAGTTTTGAAATATAGAGCTGATCATGGTTATGAAATTACTTACATGACTTGTACTGGTGGATGGAAACTATGAACCTCTACATTCTTTATACCATGTTGCACTGGCAGATTGATATGAAATGGtcttaaatatagaaaatacaTTGTAAATCACTAAATCCCACCCACTTTTCATAGACAAGTTTAAACAATTACTGTCTGCCACAACTAATCTGGAAAACtcaatacattattatttagcAAATGATACCCATGTAACATTGTTAAGAGGTCTAATTAACTGATTACAGCTTACCAGCAGAATAGTTGAATGATTTAGTAAATAACTTATTTGAGTTACTCCACGAGAATGACATAGGTTTGCCAAACAACACCTTATACCAAAAAAACAAATGTAGCTGAGGAATGTGCTGGTAAAACAGACCTTGCCGAGAAAACATATTCCTTGTGAATCCTTCCTTTCTTGGTTTGGTAGATTAAATGACTTAGCAAGCATGCGAACTTCATCCTGCACATATGATGAAAGATCAAGAGTAATTCAGCCTCAATGAAGAGTTGAACTTTTTCAAACAATCACATCCAAGAAGGAAGGAGGGTGAAGACAGATTCCCTCTCTAcgatttaatatttgattttaaaaatatacattgTAAAGAAGATAAGTGCAAAGACAACAGCCTCACCTCACCTTTTGAATACATCCAAGTGGGAAAATAAGTCGTTTAAGCTGAGCCTGTGAGAGATGAGAAAGGAAGTAGGTTTGGTCCTTGACCTGAAACAGCACCACTGCAGACATAAGAAATCAGCCAAATTGACCCAACCGAATGAAAAGGCTCGGGGACAAGGACTTAAACTtccaaaatacataaaaaatgattattagaAGTGGCATTTCAAAGAATGTCACTCATATATTGTTTAATGTTACTGTTACATAGAATAAGATATGAGCATTATGCCACGAATAGGCAGGAGATTTGAAGAGTCATCCAATCCAAGTTTTCAACAGAAAGTGGAGGACACCACTTGCACAGCATGCTACTCTCACCAACTTAGGGGTGTCAAATAGGAATGTCTGCCTAAATTTAGGCCGGTCAAAAAGAGTTAAGTCAATGATTGGCTCATGATCCATCCCGTCCGAAATTCACTTGAATCAAGATGGATTGGACATTTGGTCAAtttgtgaaaaatgaaaagatcatTGCCCAACCTGCCCAAGTCGGAccaatttttcatttatttgattttttcaccAAATCAAAAAAGTTTTTACTTTGTTTACAGGAGAAATTCTGTGGAAGTGTACACATCAAACCAAAAATATATTCCAATCACTTGTATACCCTTGCAATGCTTCTGGTACACATAGGAAAAGGTGTAAGATGTAAAACTCTCAGTAAATCAGGAATTGAAGTGTGGcaaattaaactatttcttcTGTATCAAAAGATGATGAACTCCTAGTTAACCATCATTCTTGGAGCAGTATTGATACTACATATGAACCTTCAACAGAATAATATATTTGCTTTGGTTGTTTTATTTATCtgtttttaatcataatttCGAGATCTACATTACAATTTCATTATGAGATATATCTTAAGACGCTTCATCACATTTACTATATTTTTCAAGATAAGAACCAAATGTAATATATCTCAAGAAACATATACCAAATTTACCTGAAAGAATTATACAGACAGTCGTGAAAGACGTTGATCATAAGTTCAAAGAAGATATCTTGGTTAAAAGCAACGGGGGCTAGGTGGGTTGGGAAGGTGTTAAATCAAACTTTGTATCCTCAACTGCTAAATGTCTGTCTCTTACAAAAGAACTTCTTTTGATGGGACTATAATGTTTAATTCCCAACCATGTATATCTGTAAGTCATTTCCCATATGTTCTTCATTTTACCTACAGTGAAGCAAGACTCTTCCACACCACTCTCATCTTCAAGATATCCCCTTCTCAAGTGAACATATCAAActtttacaaaagaaaataggGTAAGAGGCTCTAAGAAACATGTACGAATATAAAAACACACCATATCTTTTGACAATTCCAAGACAGAAGGTTCGTCCAGCTGCTCAGTAGATGCATGGACAATCTTTGCATAATGTCCCGAAGCAACAAAGTCAAATTCCATTCCACTAATGGCATCCATAAAAGCAcctgaaaataaatttttcactATCACGCTAACGAAACTAAAGAATAGTGGATTGCTTTTCATATAACATGACTGACCAAATTTTATCCTAGTATTACAAAGGACATCTGGATTTGGAGTCCTGCCACATTTGTACTCCTCAATGATATATGACACCTAAACATGGAAAACTTACTaatcaaaacaaactaatattATGACGGAGCTTTCATCAATAGCCCCCAGATTATCTTTATATTGCATCACATAAAGATACATTAGTATAAAAATCCAATCTaaggtttaaaaaaaaaaaaactattcacGAGGCAAGGGCGCAAGGCTGGAAAATGTGTAATCAAAGCAGCTGAAAAGTAAGCCGAAACTTACCACATTATTCCAATATTCATCAGTCAAATGGACAACTTCCAATGGTACATCAACCTGAGAAGTCAGAAAACAAATGTTGTGGAAACTTAATTGGAAATATCAAACTAACTAATGCAAGGGacccccctccccccacccccacccccacccccaataATAGGAATCATCAACGTGAAAAGAGCTTGTCGAAACATAACTTTAACATGAAAAGAGAATGTGGAAACATAACATCAACCTGAAAAGCGCTTGTGGAAATATAACATCAACCTGAAAAGCGCTTCTGGAAACATAGTGAGTAATATCTATCAGATTACTAATGCAACACCAGGAAAAAGAAACAATCACCCACAATCTGGATTATGTGCAAAAGGTAAAGCATGTCATGTCCGAAAATGCTTCCAATTTAATCCTATAAACTATTTGGTATGGctacccttttccctttttccaCAGCCAGGCCAGGAAGTTGTATAAGCTTGTCCATTAACAATAGATTTAATTCTCCACTGGCCTTTAGAACCCGTGTGGATTGTCTTGAAAAAAGTAGCttttaaaaagtaactttataaagtcaaacttaaatgacttttaagttaaAGATAAAAAGTAGGGAGAGTCCTACTTTTgacttttaacttattttaagttatttttaaatttgtcaaaCACTCAAAAGATAAAATGACTTACAAGtaggtttgaccaacttttaagccAATACAAACAGGCTCTCAATGTAATTAACAAGTCTTGCAAAGTTGATGGATCTATCCCTCAAcccaccaaaaaaaataataacaataataaaaagaaactaacAATTTATGCAGTAAGTAACAAGCATTTAACAGATATTAACCTAAATCAGTCAGAGCTATCACCACAGAGATGACTCTATGTCTACCAGGTATCAAATTCTCTTCCAGATCAATAcatgaaaagagaaaataaccAAGGAAAAGAGAGTGACCTGGTCACAAACACCCTTCGCATATTTCAAGTCATCCTCCCATGGGCATTCAGACCAGTAGTTCTCGAAGTCTTCCTACAAAAGAAAAGGCAATACACTTGATGATTGTTCAACACTGCTTGAAACTAAAAAGATTAAGGGCTCATTTTGTTTAAGATATAAGGCAAACCCACCTCGGTATAAATTTCTCATAGCTAAAATAGTGTGAGCCAGAAACATTTAATTCTTTAATCTTTCATAACTTCTACAACATTTGATTCTGAATTAATAAGTACATTTGATTTCTGGTACTAAATCATGTATAACTAATTGGCACAAGTTATCTGAGAATCAAGGTAC
Coding sequences within it:
- the LOC101266453 gene encoding uncharacterized protein isoform X1, with protein sequence MLRATMSTIPLPFQYAHLFSLYPFQKPLIQVFSQPRKITTTARRLFSLKPLAVSSPIRNYGDERIDPTYLSCSMPHKNPLKVAVLVSGGVDSSVALRLLHAAGHSCTAFYLKIWFQEDFENYWSECPWEDDLKYAKGVCDQVDVPLEVVHLTDEYWNNVVSYIIEEYKCGRTPNPDVLCNTRIKFGAFMDAISGMEFDFVASGHYAKIVHASTEQLDEPSVLELSKDMVKDQTYFLSHLSQAQLKRLIFPLGCIQKDEVRMLAKSFNLPNQERKDSQGICFLGKIKFSEFVARHIGESEGIILEAENGDYLGNHRGFWFYTIGQRQGLRLPGGPWYVVEKDIKNNVVYVSRNYFSVDKKRRLFRVGSLKWLSGLFPKQIDELQCKVRHGPGFYNCSLVMEVDQHGQEVAVVRLSGDDQGLAAGQFAAFYDGRTCIGSGIILESWDDQGYPICERALEIARMEDKSKLGKPVKIMVKPELSVTTI
- the LOC101266453 gene encoding uncharacterized protein isoform X2, producing the protein MLRATMSTIPLPFQYAHLFSLYPFQKPLIQVFSQPRKITTTARRLFSLKPLAVSSPIRNYGDERIDPTYLSCSMPHKNPLKVAVLVSGGVDSSVALRLLHAAGHSCTAFYLKIWFQEDFENYWSECPWEDDLKYAKGVCDQVDVPLEVVHLTDEYWNNVVSYIIEEYKCGRTPNPDVLCNTRIKFGAFMDAISGMEFDFVASGHYAKIVHASTEQLDEPSVLELSKDMVKDQTYFLSHLSQAQLKRLIFPLGCIQKDEVRMLAKSFNLPNQERKDSQGICFLGKIKFSEFVARHIGESEGIILEAENGDYLGNHRGFWFYTIGQRQGLRLPGGPWYVVEKDIKNNVVYVSRNYFSVDKKRRLFRVGSLKWLSGLFPKQIDELQCKPDYFILGALSYFKFCIVSLVTVEFQSDRCWCTSKCSFSIVL